In one Bradyrhizobium sp. 4 genomic region, the following are encoded:
- a CDS encoding CopG family transcriptional regulator — translation MKKVQLSIYLDPQTFRTLDVFAERRGQPKSLVAEAAIASFLSPDDSDRREAAIAKRLDRVARLLERLERNDSITLETLALFVRFWLTSVPALPEQSSPAARAKGAERYDRFVEALGRRLSSGSSVLKEVSFDSNAAIPE, via the coding sequence GTGAAAAAGGTTCAGCTCAGTATCTACCTTGATCCGCAGACATTCAGGACCCTTGATGTCTTCGCGGAGCGTCGTGGCCAGCCCAAGTCGCTGGTCGCAGAGGCCGCGATCGCGTCATTTCTTTCGCCTGACGATTCCGACCGACGCGAGGCGGCTATTGCCAAGCGGCTGGATCGGGTCGCGCGGCTGCTCGAGCGTCTCGAACGCAATGACAGCATCACGCTCGAGACGCTCGCCTTGTTCGTTCGCTTCTGGTTGACATCGGTGCCGGCATTACCAGAACAATCCAGTCCAGCCGCTCGCGCCAAAGGCGCCGAACGTTATGATCGATTCGTTGAAGCGCTTGGCCGAAGGCTTTCCAGTGGATCAAGCGTTCTGAAAGAGGTGAGCTTCGATTCGAATGCCGCAATTCCAGAGTAA
- the modC gene encoding molybdenum ABC transporter ATP-binding protein, protein MRIAKPGLIEVAFSGSLDSIPLDAQFSVLANGTTAVFGPPGCGNTWVARCIAGAAHLPTGFCAVDGEVWQDEGTFRLPHLRPIGHVFQRPILLSNLSVRGNLLCGAPKSKPSAIELDEVVQLLELAPLLDRSPLFLSAAERQRVAIGNALLCQPRLLLMEEPLAALDHSTKRELLPFLERLHEKLTLPIIYISHDMADIERLADHLVMMKDGVVTAVGPLHVLQSDLALPLAARHEAAVSFDALVSGYDERYGLLVLGFGGARLLVPGEPLTLGAQQRLRIAACDVSVAREIPRASSILNVFPARIKASVLLGGAEVTLLLALEGSGSGTRFLSRITRRSFDALGLEDGMDVFAQVTGLSLVSSSETLLKD, encoded by the coding sequence ATGAGGATAGCAAAACCAGGGCTTATCGAAGTCGCCTTCAGTGGTTCTCTCGACAGCATTCCGCTCGATGCGCAATTCAGCGTACTGGCCAATGGGACAACGGCTGTTTTCGGCCCGCCGGGCTGCGGCAACACCTGGGTGGCGCGTTGCATTGCCGGTGCCGCGCATCTGCCAACTGGCTTCTGTGCCGTCGACGGTGAGGTGTGGCAGGATGAAGGCACGTTCCGCCTGCCGCATCTGCGTCCCATCGGCCATGTATTCCAGCGGCCGATCCTTCTTTCAAATCTGTCTGTCAGGGGCAACCTGCTTTGCGGCGCACCCAAATCCAAACCGAGCGCGATTGAGCTCGATGAGGTGGTCCAATTGCTCGAGTTGGCACCGCTGCTTGACCGTTCTCCCTTATTCCTTTCTGCCGCCGAGCGGCAGCGTGTCGCCATTGGCAACGCACTATTATGCCAACCCCGACTACTTCTGATGGAAGAGCCGCTCGCCGCTCTCGATCACTCCACCAAGCGCGAGCTTCTGCCATTCCTCGAGCGATTGCATGAGAAACTCACGCTGCCGATAATCTATATCAGCCATGACATGGCTGATATAGAACGCCTGGCCGACCATCTCGTTATGATGAAAGACGGCGTGGTTACGGCCGTTGGGCCGTTGCATGTCCTGCAGAGTGACCTTGCGCTGCCGCTTGCCGCGCGCCACGAAGCCGCCGTCAGTTTTGATGCCCTGGTCAGCGGCTATGACGAGAGATATGGGCTCCTCGTCCTCGGCTTTGGAGGCGCGCGCCTGTTGGTGCCAGGGGAGCCGCTCACACTCGGCGCGCAGCAGCGGCTTCGCATCGCAGCCTGCGACGTCAGCGTCGCGCGTGAGATCCCGCGCGCAAGCTCCATCCTCAATGTGTTTCCAGCGCGCATCAAAGCCTCCGTTTTGCTCGGCGGTGCTGAGGTCACGTTGCTGCTTGCGCTCGAGGGCAGCGGCTCGGGCACGCGCTTCTTATCGCGCATTACGCGCCGCTCCTTTGATGCGCTAGGGCTCGAGGATGGGATGGACGTATTTGCTCAAGTGACAGGGCTTTCGCTCGTTTCGTCCTCTGAAACGCTACTGAAGGATTGA